The following proteins are encoded in a genomic region of Ctenopharyngodon idella isolate HZGC_01 chromosome 12, HZGC01, whole genome shotgun sequence:
- the LOC127524037 gene encoding sushi, nidogen and EGF-like domain-containing protein 1 yields MRLSPLSQYLLVFISVLSLSRVTNAQSAPVVFYPFGSVAGDTVNISTEDENSTLVNLWRPFVFFGRTYNKTYVNSSGLLTFNQPSSEFFTKNFPINGSEDIIAPLWTDVDVSMNGIISYQQYSNGSVLTQATQDIKRYFPDLNFTATWVLVATWDRVAYFYHTGTETSFQVVLISGGDLSFILMNYGDCAVTPNVVQAGYDTINSTAYFVIPGSINGSAIPNLLNSSNVSVPGRWAFRVDGGPHQNNLQGNIIGVQMRVTSFSDLTAIGKIEIVLEKLQQELVKSSLPSSVKLTLRKIQKIQP; encoded by the exons ATGAGGTTGTCTCCACTTTCACAATATCTGCTGGTGTTCATATCAGTCTTGTCACTAA GCAGGGTGACAAATGCACAGTCAG CGCCAGTGGTATTCTATCCATTCGGCTCAGTGGCAGGAGACACTGTTAATATTTCTACTGAGGATGAAAACTCCACTCTTGTCAACCTGTGGAGACCTTTTGTGTTCTTTGGCCGCACATACAACAAGACTTAT GTTAATAGTAGCGGGCTCCTTACATTCAACCAGCCTTCATCTGAGTTCTTCACTAAGAACTTTCCCATCAATGGAAGTGAAGACATCATTGCTCCCCTCTGGACAGACGTTGATGTCAGTATGAATGGCATCATCTCATATCAGCAGTACTCAAATGGAAGTGTGCTCACTCAAGCCACTCAGGATATAAAACGGTATTTCCCTGATCTGAATTTCACGGCTACTTGGGTCCTTGTTGCAACTTGGGATAGAGTTGCGTACTTTTATCACACTGGCACG GAAACATCGTTTCAAGTGGTTTTAATTTCGGGTGGTGATTTGTCTTTTATTCTCATGAATTATGGTGACTGCGCTGTGACGCCTAATGTGGTGCAG GCTGGTTATGACACAATAAACTCCACGGCCTACTTTGTGATTCCTGGATCAATCAATGGAAGCGCTATTCCAAACCTTCTGAACTCCAGTAATGTAAGTGTTCCAGGTCGATGGGCCTTCAGGGTGGACGGTGGACCTCATCAAAATAATCTACAAG GAAATATCATAGGAGTTCAAATGAGAGTTACATCATTTTCAGACCTAACAGCGATTGGAAAAATTGAGATTGTTTTAGAGAAA CTACAACAGGAGCTGGTCAAGTCCAGCCTGCCGAGCAGCGTGAAGCTGACCTTAAGAAAAATCCAAAAGATACAGCCGTAA